The DNA window GTCGGCCAGCGTCATACCGACGCGTGCTCCGCGTCGTGTGCGTGTCGCCGGGCGGGCTCCGGCGAACGCGCGCGACGAGACCCGATCACTCCGGCCGCAATCGCACCGACGAAGCAGACTCCGCCGACCGCGTATCCCAGGATGGGTCCACGAGAAGTCAACCAGGCCAACTTGTTCGCCGCGTCGCGTGCCGAGGCCAACTGCTGCAAGCGCCCCGTCTCGTCCAGGGCGAGTGACGCCTTGAAGATCGTCACCTCGGGGACCTTCGGATCTCTCGCGAAGTACTGATACGGAGTTTCTGTGCCCCACACGAGGCTTCCGCTCGTGGGCTCGACGTAGATGTCGCGAACGTTGGAGTACCACTGCTTCATCGTGATCGGCTCGTCACCGTCGCCCACTCCCCATTTCGATGCCGGGAGGGTCACCGAGTTGATCGGCGATTGCGTCGTAATCGAGAGGTCGGCTTCGGTCACGATCGATCGGAAGTGGTAGATCGGCAGACCCTCCATGGTGATCTCCTCGATGAAGTTCGCATCGAAGCTGGTCCACGCCGTCGCGTCGTAGACCGTGTACGTGGTCGGCTGCGCATCGAAGGGGAAGCGATGCTGTAACCCTGTGCGCGGCAGAGGACTAGCAGGCGAATCGACGGTGGTCTGCAAGGATCCGGCGGGCTCGACGGGCAGGCCCGTGCGCCGGTCGCTCGTCACTCGATCCACCGTGGCGGTCAGCAGGCTTGCGTCTCCGTCGCGGTCGGCGCGTCGCACCGTGGCTCCGGCCTGGAAGGTGACGCGGTCTGCATCAGAGGGATCCTCGACGGTGATGTAGCGCTGAAAGACGATGGGAACGTCTGTCGCGATCGACAGGGGGCCAGGTCCGGCAATCGTCCTCGAGTCGAGGACGTCACCGCCTGCACCGTCTGCCGTGGTGGCCACAGTGTTAGCGGCGATGTCGAGGGGAGTCACCGCCAGATCGTCGTACACGAGGGTGGGCAGAAGTAGCGCGACGACGATCGCGCAGGATCCAACACCTGCGAGCACACACATCGCGATTCTTACCGTTGACATAAACACCGTCCCAAACGTTTCGATTCCGGCCACATCAACCTGCCGTGACGGTAACATTGAAAGTTTACTTTCGCGTTGTGAGCTGTTCAGCCTCGTGGTCCCGGCACTTCCTCAGCTAAAGACCGAAAGGGGGAATCGGCGACGCGGTGGCGGTGGCGGGGCCGCTGCCCGGTGGTCCGACATCGAAGCTGATGTTGTGGCAATTCAATGTTCCTGTACGGCACGAGGCGGAGTTTCAGCTCGCGGATCTTGCGGTGCACCGTTTGATTGGGCATCGCTAAGCCGAAGTCTCCGATTTCGTCCCAGAGGATGTCGCAGACCATGACCACCGCGGGAGACCCGCCCTCGTTGGCGGTGCCGCACGGGTGGGGAATTCGGTGGCCTCGGGGACTACATTCAATCCGATTTTGTGGACTTTTAACACCTCGTTCGGCTCGATTGGCGCTGCCATTCTTGTTTGTGACGACGACCACAGTCGCCGACAAGAACTCGAGGAAGAGGATCCGCCCATGTCAGTTCTAGCCCTTGCTGTCACTCCTGTTCGAGAGGAGGCGCCAGGTGGTGCCTATGTCTCGGACCCCTCCAACGCAACGATCTTGATGGGCGGCAGCGTGTTCGACGGCGCTCCGCACTGCCCGGGTGCCACCATCACGGTGCACGCACTGGGGGATCGCACGACGGGCCAGCTCATCTATACCGAAGTGACGTTTCCCGCTGGACAGCGGTCTTGGTTTCACACCCATCACACTGAGGACGAAGGATTCCACGTTCTCGAGGGCCAATTGACCCTGACCGTGATCGACGACTCGGGCGAGCGTCACGCTTTGGTGACCAATCCCGGAGAATTCGTCTGGGGACCACAAAAACATCCGCACAGTTTCCACATCACCAGTGACGTACCGTGCAAAGCCATTATCGTCCTCACCCCTGGATCGTCCCTGACCGGGTTCTTCGGCGCATCGCAGAACCTGCAGCTCGACCACACCGACCCGGTCGCTGTGGCCGCATTCGTCGAGGAGACCAACCGGCTGTACGGGACCGAGTTCCTCCCCGAGATTCCGCTGGACGTGTGACGATGACGATCGAATCGACACACGAAAACGAGATGGTTGTGCGCCGTTTCTTGACCGCCCTCGAAACGCTGAACGTACCCACCATCAGCGATCTCGTCACGGATGACATTCGGTGGAAGGTGCCTGGCACCCTCGCGATTTCCGGAAATTACGATGGAAAATCGGCGTTCGTCGATGGATTCCTAGCGGGCGCTGCCGCACTGTTTCAAGCGGGTTCGCTTGCCTTCGATATTCGACACATCACGGCTGTCGGCGACGTAGTGATAGCGGAGTACGTGGGAACCGGAACATCTGCTTCGACCGGTGCAGCGTACCGAAACGAGTACTGCGTCTACTTCGGTCTCAACAACGGACGAATCGGTGTCGTTCGCGAATACCTGGACACTGCTCACGTGGCCGAGGTGCTCCTCTCGCCCGCTCCCGCCTGACTCGAACGCTGGTTTCGACATCGCATCGACAACTGCAGATTCGGTTGTCGATGCGGTGTAAGACAGCAACTCTGTAGGCGAGTTGGACGCCGTAGACCTGCATGCGATCACATGATCTGACCTCGTACGGCGCTCTGGTGCAGTTCCGATTCGCCACGTTGACCATGTTCCGAAACAAGGATGAGAATGACCCTCGAAGAGCTTTCGGACGATTCGCTGTGTCGTGCTTGATAAGTCACGAACGTCGAATTCGAATTCCGGTGTTGATGTGATGACCCAGGCCGGACTGGTGCGCGGCCGGGTGGTTGTCCTCGGCGGGGTCGCGGTTCACGCCTTCCTCGGGATCCCGTTCGCGGGCCCACTCCGCGGCCCAACGCGATTCGAGGAACCCTCGGCGGTGAGTCCCTGGGACGGTGTGCGGCCGGCAACTGAGCACGGCCCAACTGTCCCCCAGGGGCCGTACCCCCCCGCAGCGTCTGCACTTCTGGACAGCGTCATGGTCGTAGGTGAAGATGCCCTGAACTTGTCCGTTTGGACGTCGGAACCAGGTCAAGCGCGGCTCCCGGTGATGGTGTGGATTCACGGAGGGGCATTCGTCCGCGGGAGCCACCGAATGCCGGTATTCGATGGGGCGGCGTTCGCTCGCGACGGCGTGGTCGTGGTGGGAATCAATTACAGGGTCGGCGCTCTGGGGTTCCTCAGTGTCGCCGGCCTGCCCGAAAACCGGGGACTGCGCGACCAAATTGCCGCGCTCGAATGGGTGCGCGACAATATCGCGGCTTTCGGTGGGGATCCCGAGCAGGTCACCGTGTTCGGCGAGTCTGCAGGGGGCATGAGCATCGCCTGTCTACTCGGATCGCCCTCTGCCCGTGGTTTGTTTCGTCGGGCAATAATTCAAAGCGCGAACGCGATCTCGGCTGCCGAACTCACAGACGCGCGGTTCGTCACGCGAGAGCTGGCGTCGATGTTGGGAATCGGCAGCACGCCCGCGGACTTCGCCGAGGTCTCGCAGCAACGACTTCAAACAGCGCAAGACACCCTGGGCACAGCCCTTGTTCGAGACCCGGACCCCGCCCGTTGGGGAGCCACTGTCATTCAGCGAGGGTTCGGCGTCATGAGTATGTTTCCGACAATCGACGGGGAAGTTCTCACGGCTTTGCCCATCGAGGCGATCGCAGCAGGCGCAGGTGACGGGGTCGAGCTGCTGGCGGGAACGACACGTGACGAATTCCGATTCTTCATGGTGCCGAGCGGGTTTTCCAAGACAGTGTCAACCGATGAGCTGCCCGTTCTGGCCGCCCGCTTCGGAATTCCTCGGTCGACCACGAACCTGTTCACTGGCAACCGACCCACCGAATCCGCGGGTGATGTACTGTGTGCACTCCTGACGGACCATGCCTTTCGTGCCGGTACGTCCGATCTGGTCGATGAAGTTGCATGCAGCAACGGTGGCCGAGCATGGCAATACGAGTTTTCTTGGCGGACCGCGGTACAGGACTTGCGAGCGTGCCATGCACTGGAGTTGCCATTCGTATTCGACACCCTTGCGCACGCGCCCCCGTTGGTAGGCGAAAATCCGCCGCAGGCGCTTGCGGATGACATGCACATGGCATGGGTGCGGTTCGCGACTACAGGAAACCCTGGATGGGAGAAGGTCGGAATAGGCAGGGCGGTAAGAATATTCGGTGATCCCGCATTTGACGCTTCGGTTGTCATAGATCCGCGGGACGATGAACTGTGCGCAATGCGCAGCGCACATCGCGCAAGCGCTGCCTCGTCCGAGCCGGTGCGCAGAACCCGACCATGAGCTGACCACTTCACTGAGAGCAGCCACCGGATCGAGATGCCTCTGACAATGCCGCACTCGACTCTTGGGGTGCCGACCACCGTGAACCAAGACCTGACAGAAAGCGGCAATGACACCCGAATCAGCAATGCTGCGTGACACGTTGTCCGCCAACCTTGGTGACGCTGTTACGTACGATCGCGACGTGATGTCGGCATTTCACCGCGACCAATCTCGCCTCACGGCGGCGGGACAGCCGGCAGCTCTCGTCCGGGCCCGTTCGGTCCAAGACGTCGTCACCACCATGACCTCTGCGTATGCGCA is part of the Rhodococcus sovatensis genome and encodes:
- a CDS encoding DUF3068 domain-containing protein, with protein sequence MSTVRIAMCVLAGVGSCAIVVALLLPTLVYDDLAVTPLDIAANTVATTADGAGGDVLDSRTIAGPGPLSIATDVPIVFQRYITVEDPSDADRVTFQAGATVRRADRDGDASLLTATVDRVTSDRRTGLPVEPAGSLQTTVDSPASPLPRTGLQHRFPFDAQPTTYTVYDATAWTSFDANFIEEITMEGLPIYHFRSIVTEADLSITTQSPINSVTLPASKWGVGDGDEPITMKQWYSNVRDIYVEPTSGSLVWGTETPYQYFARDPKVPEVTIFKASLALDETGRLQQLASARDAANKLAWLTSRGPILGYAVGGVCFVGAIAAGVIGSRRARSPEPARRHAHDAEHASV
- a CDS encoding nuclear transport factor 2 family protein; translated protein: MTIESTHENEMVVRRFLTALETLNVPTISDLVTDDIRWKVPGTLAISGNYDGKSAFVDGFLAGAAALFQAGSLAFDIRHITAVGDVVIAEYVGTGTSASTGAAYRNEYCVYFGLNNGRIGVVREYLDTAHVAEVLLSPAPA
- a CDS encoding cupin domain-containing protein translates to MSVLALAVTPVREEAPGGAYVSDPSNATILMGGSVFDGAPHCPGATITVHALGDRTTGQLIYTEVTFPAGQRSWFHTHHTEDEGFHVLEGQLTLTVIDDSGERHALVTNPGEFVWGPQKHPHSFHITSDVPCKAIIVLTPGSSLTGFFGASQNLQLDHTDPVAVAAFVEETNRLYGTEFLPEIPLDV
- a CDS encoding carboxylesterase/lipase family protein, with amino-acid sequence MTQAGLVRGRVVVLGGVAVHAFLGIPFAGPLRGPTRFEEPSAVSPWDGVRPATEHGPTVPQGPYPPAASALLDSVMVVGEDALNLSVWTSEPGQARLPVMVWIHGGAFVRGSHRMPVFDGAAFARDGVVVVGINYRVGALGFLSVAGLPENRGLRDQIAALEWVRDNIAAFGGDPEQVTVFGESAGGMSIACLLGSPSARGLFRRAIIQSANAISAAELTDARFVTRELASMLGIGSTPADFAEVSQQRLQTAQDTLGTALVRDPDPARWGATVIQRGFGVMSMFPTIDGEVLTALPIEAIAAGAGDGVELLAGTTRDEFRFFMVPSGFSKTVSTDELPVLAARFGIPRSTTNLFTGNRPTESAGDVLCALLTDHAFRAGTSDLVDEVACSNGGRAWQYEFSWRTAVQDLRACHALELPFVFDTLAHAPPLVGENPPQALADDMHMAWVRFATTGNPGWEKVGIGRAVRIFGDPAFDASVVIDPRDDELCAMRSAHRASAASSEPVRRTRP